The Flavobacterium piscisymbiosum genome includes a region encoding these proteins:
- a CDS encoding YegP family protein, which produces MEKFVINKNANGEYQFDFIDNNDEIILSSGEYTRKYMCIKGVESVKLNSQDNTKFNRKTSRTNKRYFNIKAFNGKIIAISKMFEDKLSCDLEIESFIAKAPNALIEDRTNNKKEPKIYSRAVAEVN; this is translated from the coding sequence ATGGAAAAATTTGTAATTAACAAAAATGCAAATGGAGAATATCAATTTGATTTTATAGATAATAATGACGAAATTATCTTGAGTAGTGGAGAATATACCAGAAAATACATGTGTATAAAAGGAGTTGAATCTGTAAAACTCAATTCGCAGGACAACACCAAATTTAATAGAAAGACATCCCGAACCAACAAAAGATATTTTAATATAAAAGCTTTTAACGGAAAAATTATTGCAATAAGTAAAATGTTCGAAGATAAACTTTCGTGCGATTTAGAAATAGAATCATTTATAGCAAAGGCACCAAATGCTTTAATCGAAGACCGTACAAATAATAAAAAAGAACCTAAGATTTACAGTAGGGCAGTGGCCGAAGTAAATTGA
- a CDS encoding sensor histidine kinase, whose product MNSINKISHFTGKINSSFIDSQKNFSNYKTYKDQISLDKYNASLNEISRLVDSLSLLTKGNQEFMKILKEKYQSENTILSLESDIDSIIETQLNPAKNNVSKSFKLNKFQYKKILDSIKTDSYIKVDSVSKKGLFTRLGDALAGKMDVQKEQLKITVTMKYNDKVVSGSIEDQFANMFNTTNKYYENQFKNLKNSFASLRDQDSKLTELNNKLLNLEAEIMPHYNKSLNVLQGNTQKELLDRYNANKAARSYTIIILIILMFVISIVLFSFTRMAFQYEKRLTTAQIKIRESLNFKNRIMGMVSHEIRSPLSIISIYSKMISSSIKDPEIKETFKSIQFTTNSLLLLANQILEYSKDENYSPKLNSKNFHLKEEINQIIYSMTSLVESKGNKIEVKSNLVSDFEVYSDATKIHQLFYNIIGNANKFTKNGLILIAMNVENNSGKQMNLKVEIQDNGIGIAENDLKNIFELYYQGTVSGKVNDLGVGLGLNLCKEIVELFGGKISVESQESKGTKIMFNLILSLV is encoded by the coding sequence ATGAATTCTATCAATAAAATATCACATTTTACAGGTAAGATCAATAGCTCGTTTATCGATTCTCAAAAGAATTTCAGTAATTATAAAACCTATAAAGACCAGATTTCTTTAGATAAATACAATGCTTCCTTAAACGAAATAAGCCGTCTGGTGGATAGTTTGAGTTTGCTTACTAAGGGCAATCAGGAGTTTATGAAGATCTTGAAAGAAAAGTATCAGTCAGAAAATACGATTTTATCTTTAGAATCAGATATTGATTCTATTATCGAAACCCAGCTTAATCCGGCAAAAAACAATGTTTCAAAATCATTCAAACTCAATAAATTTCAGTACAAAAAGATTTTAGACAGTATAAAAACCGATTCTTATATCAAAGTTGACAGTGTTTCAAAAAAAGGATTATTTACCAGACTGGGTGATGCCTTAGCCGGAAAAATGGACGTGCAGAAAGAACAGCTGAAGATCACAGTTACCATGAAATACAATGATAAAGTTGTGTCCGGAAGTATCGAAGATCAGTTTGCCAATATGTTTAATACGACAAATAAATATTACGAAAACCAATTTAAAAATCTAAAAAACTCGTTTGCAAGTTTAAGAGATCAGGATTCGAAACTAACAGAACTAAATAATAAATTACTGAATTTAGAGGCAGAAATAATGCCTCATTATAACAAATCCCTAAATGTTCTTCAGGGCAATACCCAAAAAGAATTATTAGATCGATACAATGCCAATAAAGCAGCCAGAAGCTATACTATAATAATTTTGATAATATTGATGTTTGTGATATCGATCGTACTTTTTAGTTTTACCAGAATGGCATTTCAGTACGAAAAAAGATTAACAACCGCTCAGATAAAAATCCGCGAAAGCCTGAATTTCAAGAATAGGATTATGGGTATGGTGAGCCATGAAATCAGATCGCCTCTAAGTATTATTTCTATTTATAGTAAAATGATCAGCTCGTCGATAAAAGATCCTGAAATCAAAGAAACGTTTAAATCGATTCAGTTCACGACCAATTCGTTGCTCCTTTTAGCCAACCAGATTTTAGAATATTCTAAAGATGAAAATTATTCGCCAAAACTAAACAGCAAAAACTTTCATTTAAAAGAAGAAATCAATCAGATCATTTATTCGATGACTTCATTGGTAGAAAGCAAAGGAAATAAAATAGAGGTAAAATCTAATTTAGTTTCAGATTTTGAAGTGTATTCTGATGCGACCAAAATACATCAGCTTTTTTATAACATTATAGGAAATGCCAATAAGTTTACAAAAAACGGATTAATACTCATTGCCATGAATGTTGAAAATAACTCAGGCAAACAAATGAATTTAAAAGTCGAAATTCAGGACAACGGAATTGGTATTGCAGAGAATGACTTAAAAAACATTTTCGAGCTTTATTATCAGGGAACGGTTTCCGGAAAAGTAAATGATCTGGGCGTAGGATTAGGGCTTAATTTGTGCAAAGAAATAGTAGAGCTATTTGGCGGGAAAATTAGCGTTGAAAGCCAGGAAAGCAAAGGAACAAAGATTATGTTTAATCTGATTTTAAGTTTGGTTTAA
- a CDS encoding PAS domain-containing sensor histidine kinase — MEFDFYKTKKNKSTNVLKSKLFDEISDAFFVFTISVHDDYKMPFISDSAYDMFEILPDDMFTNTILSVHSRIHQEDKNLVKQSLIDAIKKGKKWDVIFRAQLPDKGLCWLKVTTKREVNNDGSVELYGRITDITDLKDQELKLKISEERFKFALETSTSGFWDWDIKANAVYYSPQSLKILELDVVNNVDAPERWAEIVHPDDLEKYYKVIYDHFDEKTPFYENFHRVLTSKEKYKWILSRGKVIERDANGNPLKVIGTHTDVSSQKEKELELMKKMEFYSEKNNRLLNFSHIVSHNLNSHAGNFKLLLDMIDLEENFAEKRETMKYLRTVSNDLNKTIEDLSQIVNIQNNAEIAVEPLNLNAYLSRVLNIVNAYSYRNNATIINNIPAEATINFNPAYLESVLQNLCTNAIKYANPDKFLIIEFNFFLENEKKVLTIKDNGLGIDLEKYGHLLFGMYKTFHKHEKANGIGLYITKNQIESMNGRVTVESQVGKGTTFKIIFND, encoded by the coding sequence ATGGAATTTGATTTTTATAAAACAAAAAAGAATAAAAGTACTAATGTTTTGAAATCTAAACTGTTTGATGAGATTAGCGATGCTTTTTTTGTGTTCACGATTTCAGTACATGATGATTATAAGATGCCATTTATAAGCGATTCGGCTTATGATATGTTTGAAATTTTGCCTGATGATATGTTTACCAATACTATACTTTCGGTTCATAGCAGAATTCATCAGGAAGATAAAAATTTAGTAAAACAGTCTTTGATTGATGCTATTAAAAAAGGAAAAAAATGGGATGTAATTTTTAGGGCACAATTGCCTGATAAAGGATTATGTTGGCTAAAAGTTACCACAAAAAGAGAGGTAAATAATGATGGCAGTGTCGAATTATACGGACGAATAACAGATATTACAGACCTAAAAGATCAGGAATTAAAACTTAAAATTTCAGAAGAGCGATTCAAGTTCGCCTTAGAAACTTCGACTTCAGGTTTTTGGGATTGGGATATAAAGGCAAATGCAGTTTATTATTCGCCGCAGTCTCTTAAAATATTAGAATTAGATGTTGTAAACAATGTTGATGCTCCCGAACGTTGGGCTGAAATTGTACATCCTGATGATCTCGAAAAATATTATAAAGTGATTTATGATCATTTTGATGAAAAAACGCCTTTTTATGAAAATTTTCATCGTGTACTTACATCCAAAGAAAAATACAAATGGATTTTGAGCAGAGGAAAAGTTATAGAACGTGATGCAAACGGAAACCCATTAAAAGTAATAGGAACCCATACTGATGTTTCGTCTCAAAAAGAAAAAGAGTTGGAACTAATGAAAAAAATGGAATTCTACAGTGAAAAAAACAACAGATTACTCAACTTTTCGCATATCGTATCTCATAATTTAAACTCGCACGCAGGAAATTTTAAATTGCTTCTGGACATGATAGATTTAGAAGAAAATTTTGCCGAAAAACGCGAAACAATGAAATACCTGCGAACAGTTTCTAACGATCTCAACAAGACTATTGAAGATTTATCGCAAATAGTCAATATTCAGAATAATGCTGAAATTGCGGTAGAACCACTGAATTTGAATGCTTATTTAAGCAGGGTTCTTAATATTGTTAATGCTTATAGTTACAGAAATAATGCGACGATTATAAATAATATTCCGGCTGAAGCAACGATAAATTTTAATCCCGCTTATCTCGAAAGTGTCTTGCAGAACTTGTGTACAAACGCAATAAAATATGCTAATCCGGATAAGTTTTTAATCATCGAATTTAATTTCTTTCTTGAAAACGAGAAGAAAGTATTGACAATAAAAGACAACGGATTAGGGATTGATCTCGAGAAATACGGGCATTTGCTCTTTGGGATGTATAAAACATTTCATAAACACGAAAAAGCAAATGGAATAGGTTTATATATCACAAAAAACCAGATTGAATCTATGAACGGTAGAGTTACAGTAGAGAGTCAGGTAGGAAAAGGAACCACATTTAAGATCATTTTTAATGATTAA
- a CDS encoding polysaccharide deacetylase family protein — protein MKLFYTKAILFLAILTFFSCETKKQKPESKPYKAGVILSFDDAYVDEWYEADQALKKYGWKATFNVCRIDSIGKPQIKKLLQLQKEGHEIAAHGYHHYNAVKFVNQDGIDAYMKQEIDPMIISMKRLGFNVTTFAYPYGERSDALDKALSNDYKIIRGRAFGGEAPEKQDSFFRNSKIVFAFDIDNSHIHFSIPYVLELLDYAKKHNKILLLCGHKPVKNVTENYQTKIETLEFICKYMKLNDLKFYKTSDLDDLLPE, from the coding sequence ATGAAGCTATTCTACACTAAAGCAATACTTTTTTTAGCGATTTTAACCTTTTTTTCCTGCGAAACCAAAAAACAAAAACCGGAATCAAAACCGTACAAGGCAGGTGTAATTTTATCTTTTGATGATGCTTATGTAGACGAATGGTACGAGGCCGATCAGGCTTTGAAAAAATACGGATGGAAAGCTACTTTTAATGTTTGCAGAATAGATTCTATTGGAAAACCTCAGATTAAAAAACTTCTTCAACTGCAAAAAGAAGGACACGAAATTGCAGCTCATGGCTATCATCATTACAATGCCGTAAAATTTGTTAACCAAGACGGAATCGATGCTTATATGAAGCAGGAAATAGATCCTATGATTATTTCTATGAAAAGGTTAGGTTTTAATGTTACGACATTCGCGTATCCGTACGGAGAAAGATCTGATGCTCTTGATAAAGCTTTATCTAACGATTATAAAATTATAAGAGGAAGAGCTTTTGGAGGTGAAGCTCCTGAGAAACAAGACAGTTTTTTTCGCAACTCAAAAATTGTATTTGCTTTTGATATCGATAACAGTCACATTCATTTTAGTATTCCGTATGTTCTGGAATTGTTAGATTATGCCAAAAAACACAATAAAATTTTGCTTTTATGCGGCCACAAACCCGTAAAAAATGTAACCGAAAACTATCAGACAAAAATCGAAACCTTAGAATTCATTTGTAAATACATGAAGCTTAACGACCTTAAGTTTTATAAAACATCTGATCTGGATGATTTACTGCCTGAATAA
- a CDS encoding M16 family metallopeptidase, protein MKKKIFLAHFLLLGLTQMSAQFKTTIPLRKDVVHGTLPNGMQYFVLHNEWPKDRADFYFVQNVGAILEDDNQNGLAHFLEHMAFNGTEHFKGKGIINMLAKEGVTFGRDINAYTAHDETVYNISNVPVKNKVLLDSCLYVLHDWSGFLSLKDAEIDAERGVIHEEWRTRRNADLRIGSQLEPVIYNNSKYAKRDVLGDMDLIQNFKYKQLRDYYKKWYLPNHQAVIIVGDIDPAKIEQQVKKIMGTIPMPSNPAERTYESIPDNDQLLYKLAVDKEAQKTSISLNFKKKKPLVQDISEYENSITEQLALQMMNNRFREYTVNNETALLGAGLNYSGLTRLTSFFTLSINPKNGKLLEAFEQAYTEYERAIQNGFTKEELDRVKENMRNGYENQLKNKDKISNENWASQLQNYFLEASPVMSLEDETAFVKEALDKVNIEQVNKVFRALPTEKNQVLTVSGPEKEGVKYPSETDYTTIIKKIKEQKLEPYTETIAKADLVTDKLTIKPISKKFEIKGIKEAKGYVLENGAKVIIYPTTLSQDQILFSAFSPGGVSLLSKNELPSSQIAAVLAKNSGLADFKVTDLQKQLSGKTVKVSPFIGEHYEGFSGSAVQKDFETLLQLTYLYFKNPRFETQAYKRIIDYYSNALENVNDNNSKIFGDTIALLDSNHSERTFLLDKENLKELKFDDASKIYKERISNASDFTFVFVGNVTEKDLEVINKYFGNLSGNQTQEKFIDHKTGTAKGFSKEKLIREMSVPKTSIYVHLENKKVAFSDKNQIMAYMLSQLLDKRYLDKIREDEGGSYGVQTQSSLSKNPSPVFSLRVSFDCNPEKDTKLLQIVYDELDNIVKNNVSEKDLSDIKQDLIKSNQQNIKSNSYWMNIIVDQLKTNDKFVSSADYEKLIKSISINDIKKYAGEVVLNADKVEVVMRPKTDQNTEK, encoded by the coding sequence ATGAAAAAAAAAATATTTCTCGCGCACTTTCTACTTTTGGGTTTAACCCAAATGTCAGCGCAATTTAAAACTACAATTCCGTTACGAAAAGATGTGGTACACGGGACTTTACCCAACGGAATGCAATATTTTGTTTTGCACAACGAATGGCCAAAAGACAGAGCTGATTTTTATTTTGTTCAGAATGTAGGAGCCATTTTAGAAGACGACAATCAAAACGGATTAGCGCACTTCCTTGAGCATATGGCTTTTAACGGAACAGAGCATTTTAAAGGAAAAGGAATCATCAATATGCTCGCCAAAGAAGGTGTTACTTTTGGCCGCGATATTAATGCCTATACGGCTCATGACGAAACTGTTTACAACATTAGTAATGTGCCGGTTAAAAATAAGGTTTTATTGGATTCCTGTTTATACGTTTTACACGACTGGTCAGGATTTTTATCTTTAAAAGATGCTGAAATTGATGCCGAAAGAGGCGTAATTCATGAAGAATGGCGTACGAGACGAAATGCCGATTTAAGAATTGGATCACAGCTGGAACCTGTCATTTACAACAACTCTAAATATGCAAAAAGAGATGTTCTGGGTGACATGGATCTTATTCAAAATTTCAAATACAAACAATTAAGGGATTATTACAAAAAGTGGTATTTACCTAATCATCAGGCAGTAATTATTGTGGGAGATATTGATCCTGCAAAAATAGAACAGCAGGTAAAAAAAATAATGGGAACGATTCCAATGCCTTCAAATCCTGCAGAACGCACTTATGAAAGCATTCCGGATAATGATCAATTATTGTATAAACTCGCAGTCGACAAAGAAGCTCAGAAAACCTCTATTTCATTAAATTTTAAAAAGAAAAAACCGCTGGTTCAGGATATATCTGAGTATGAAAACAGCATAACAGAACAGCTGGCTTTGCAGATGATGAATAATCGTTTTAGGGAATACACGGTAAACAATGAAACGGCACTATTAGGCGCAGGTCTAAACTATTCTGGTTTAACACGATTAACTTCTTTTTTTACTTTATCAATAAATCCTAAAAACGGAAAATTATTAGAAGCTTTTGAGCAGGCTTATACAGAATATGAGCGTGCAATTCAAAATGGTTTTACAAAAGAAGAACTGGATCGCGTAAAAGAAAACATGCGCAATGGTTATGAAAATCAGCTAAAAAATAAAGACAAAATCAGCAATGAAAACTGGGCTTCGCAATTACAGAATTATTTTTTAGAAGCCTCTCCTGTAATGAGTTTAGAAGACGAAACAGCGTTTGTAAAAGAAGCTTTGGATAAAGTAAATATTGAGCAGGTAAATAAGGTTTTTAGAGCGCTTCCAACAGAAAAAAATCAAGTTTTAACCGTTTCGGGGCCAGAAAAAGAAGGAGTTAAATATCCGTCAGAAACTGATTATACAACGATCATTAAAAAGATAAAAGAACAAAAATTAGAACCTTATACAGAAACAATTGCTAAGGCTGATTTGGTTACAGATAAATTGACAATTAAACCAATTTCTAAAAAGTTTGAAATTAAGGGAATAAAAGAGGCGAAAGGCTATGTGTTGGAAAATGGTGCAAAAGTTATTATTTATCCAACGACCTTATCGCAGGATCAGATTTTATTTTCTGCTTTTAGTCCGGGTGGTGTTTCATTACTTTCAAAAAATGAGCTGCCATCATCACAAATTGCCGCTGTTTTAGCCAAAAATTCGGGATTAGCAGATTTTAAAGTAACCGATTTACAAAAACAGCTTTCCGGAAAAACAGTAAAAGTAAGCCCGTTTATTGGTGAACATTACGAAGGTTTCAGCGGAAGCGCCGTACAAAAAGATTTTGAAACACTGTTACAGCTGACTTATTTGTATTTTAAAAATCCAAGATTCGAAACTCAGGCATATAAGCGAATTATCGATTATTATAGCAATGCACTCGAAAATGTAAACGACAACAACAGCAAAATATTTGGAGACACTATTGCTTTGTTAGACAGCAATCACAGCGAGCGTACTTTTCTTTTAGACAAAGAAAATCTTAAAGAATTAAAATTTGATGATGCTTCTAAAATATACAAAGAACGTATCTCAAATGCTTCAGATTTTACTTTTGTTTTTGTTGGAAATGTTACAGAAAAAGATCTTGAAGTCATAAATAAATACTTCGGAAATCTGTCAGGAAATCAAACTCAGGAAAAATTTATTGATCATAAAACAGGAACTGCAAAAGGATTTTCTAAAGAAAAACTGATTCGTGAAATGAGTGTTCCTAAAACTAGTATTTATGTGCATCTGGAGAATAAAAAAGTTGCTTTTTCAGACAAAAATCAAATTATGGCGTATATGCTTTCTCAATTATTAGATAAACGATATTTAGATAAAATCAGAGAAGACGAAGGCGGAAGCTATGGCGTTCAGACACAGAGTTCGTTGTCTAAAAATCCTTCTCCGGTTTTTTCTCTTCGCGTAAGCTTTGATTGTAACCCGGAAAAAGATACCAAACTGCTTCAAATTGTATATGATGAACTGGACAATATTGTAAAAAATAATGTTTCAGAGAAAGATTTATCAGATATAAAACAAGATTTGATAAAAAGCAATCAGCAAAATATTAAATCAAACTCCTATTGGATGAACATCATTGTAGATCAGTTAAAAACCAATGATAAATTTGTAAGTAGTGCTGATTATGAAAAGCTTATCAAAAGTATCTCAATAAATGACATTAAAAAATACGCAGGCGAGGTAGTGCTAAATGCTGATAAAGTAGAAGTTGTTATGCGTCCTAAAACAGATCAAAATACAGAGAAATAG
- a CDS encoding response regulator transcription factor, with amino-acid sequence MKMKSPSNNYTFLVADDHSVVRQGVSLIIKELFLNAIIYKAGNFKETFDILKEGKVDLLILDVNFPDGNSINVIAEIKAIQPDIKILIFSAYDENIYAMRYLNAGASGYLNKETTEDEMKNAINTMMLSGKYITQNIKDKILDSYISKKPTNPLDLLSNREIEVAQLLIKGYGNLEILELLNLKKTTVSTYKNRIFEKLEIDNLADLIKFFQLYYDE; translated from the coding sequence ATGAAAATGAAATCACCATCCAACAACTATACTTTTTTAGTTGCCGATGACCACAGCGTGGTAAGGCAGGGAGTTTCTCTGATTATTAAAGAGTTGTTTTTGAATGCCATAATTTACAAAGCAGGAAATTTTAAAGAAACATTTGATATCCTGAAAGAAGGAAAAGTAGATTTACTCATATTAGATGTCAATTTTCCAGACGGGAATAGTATTAATGTAATAGCAGAAATTAAGGCAATACAGCCTGATATCAAAATTTTAATATTTTCGGCTTATGACGAAAATATTTATGCCATGAGGTATTTGAATGCCGGCGCTTCGGGGTATCTGAATAAAGAAACTACCGAGGATGAAATGAAAAATGCCATTAATACCATGATGTTATCCGGTAAATACATTACTCAAAATATCAAAGACAAGATTTTAGATTCTTATATTTCAAAGAAGCCTACAAATCCTTTAGATCTGTTATCGAATAGAGAAATCGAAGTCGCGCAGTTATTAATAAAAGGTTATGGAAATTTAGAAATACTAGAACTTTTAAACCTTAAAAAAACAACTGTAAGCACTTACAAAAACAGGATTTTCGAAAAATTAGAAATAGATAATCTGGCCGATTTAATTAAGTTTTTTCAGCTTTACTATGATGAATAA
- a CDS encoding DUF4870 domain-containing protein: MNRKTISIISYLTIIGWVISFIVYHNGGRSSFAQYHLKQSFGLGIFGAVLSMLFIPVIATDPVMSTLFSILIFGILIVLIVGVVNAFHQKRKPIPLIGIMFVDRFNFIKY, from the coding sequence ATGAACAGAAAAACGATCTCAATTATTAGCTACCTAACGATTATTGGCTGGGTGATTTCCTTTATTGTTTACCATAATGGCGGCAGATCTTCATTTGCCCAATATCATCTCAAACAATCTTTTGGTCTGGGAATTTTTGGTGCAGTATTAAGTATGCTTTTTATTCCGGTAATTGCGACAGATCCTGTAATGTCAACGTTATTTTCAATTTTAATTTTTGGAATTTTGATCGTTCTGATTGTTGGAGTTGTAAATGCTTTTCACCAAAAAAGAAAACCAATACCTCTTATAGGAATTATGTTTGTTGATCGATTTAATTTTATAAAATATTAA